Genomic window (Chloroflexota bacterium):
TGACATAGGGTAGGCGATTTGGTCTGCCTCAGGCGCTTACGGTATCAAGTTCGACAAGAAGCTTGTGGTGAGCGGTGCCCCGAGCTGTCCGACAGGTCCGCCTTTCGGCGTGTCGAGGGGCGAAGTCGAACCCATCCGTTTGGCAGGCATCGATCAGGAGCGTCACAGCCCGATGAACAACGTGCAATACTTCAGCTTGCCAACCGAATACGACCGGGACCAGCTGTTCCAGGATCTGCGGGAACGTTTCGATCTGCTCGTAGAGAAGCCATCTCTCGCGCAGTGGAGCCTCTACGACACTTTCGACTGGCGCCTCTTCCACCGTTCATTGAAGCTGGTTCGGGTGGCGGATGACTTTTTCCTGCGCGATCTGGCAGGCAGTCGGGATTACGCTGCGGCATCGTCGAGCCAACAGTTTCCCTTCGCCTGGGATTTTCCCAACGGAGCCCTGCACGAGCAACTGACTCCCATCATTGATATGCGGGCCCTCATGGCGCTTGTCGGGGGAGAAACCCGGTCCACCTGCTTCCGCGTGCTCAACGAAGACGAAAAGACTGTGGTTCGGCTAACCATCTGCGAGGACGCTGTCGCTGCCGAAGAGGGAATAACACAGGCTGACGTGCGCGTCATGTTGCAGCCGGTCCGGGGCTATGATCGCGAGGCCCGGACCGTTGCCCAATTCCTCGACGATCTTGGCCTGGAGACTCGCCAGGCGGAGGAAAGCTATGCTGCAATACTGCGCGCAAACAACCTGGAACCGGGCAGCTACAGCGCCAGGTTGGCGGTTAAACTCGGCCCCGACAACCGATCCGGCGACGCGACACGCACGATCATGCGTGCGCTGCTGGAGAACCTCGAGATCAACTTACCCTACATTGCTCAGGATATCGACACCGAATTTCTACACGACTTTCGCGTGTCGGTCCGGCGAACGCGTACAGCGTTGAGCCAGATCAAGGCGGTCTTCCCGGTCGCCGAAACAGAACGATTTAAGGAGGATTTTCGCTACTTCGGTGATCTGAGCAATCTCTTGCGCGATCTCGATGTGTACCTGCTGAAGGAAGATGTTTATCGAGCGATGCTGCCCTCATCGATGGAGAACGATATCGATCCCGTTTTCGACTTCCTTCACAGCCGACGAGCCCACGTGTTGACGGAAGTTGCCAACGGCCTTGCTTCGCAAAAATCGCAGAAAATCCTGCGGGATTGGGATGCCTTTTTGAACCAGGAAGCAATGGATTGCCCGGATGCCCCCAACGCCGGACGCCGCGTGGCAGATCTCGCCCGGGAGAGCATTTACAGGCGCTACAGACGCGTCGTCAAGGAGGGCGATCGTATTCTGCAGCACGAGAACCCACCGGACGAGTGGCTTCACGCTCTTCGAATAGACTGCAAAAAGCTTCGTTATCTCATGGAGTTCTTCGCCAGTCTTTTTCCGGCGAAGGGGCACAGAAAGCTCGTCCAGCAGTTGAAACGCCTGCAGGACAACCTGGGAGACTTCAACGACCTCTCAGTGCAACAGGATTTCCTTCTTTGGATCGCCGAGGAGATGCCTGTTTCCAGTGTCAACTCACGTCGGGCGGTCCTGGCAATTGGCAGTCTGATTGCCACGCTGGACCAACGCCAGCGAAAAGAAAAAAAGAATTTCGCCGGCACCTTCGCTGCCTTCGCGTCTCCCCCGAACAGGAGCCGCTTCAAGGAGCTTTACGGGAAGGGCGCCTCATGACGGTCCTGGCCCTTTACAGCAACAAAGGAGGCGTCGGGAAAACCGCTGCCGCTGTCAATCTTGCGTATCTTGCGGCGCAGTCAGGAAAACGCACCTTGATCTGCGACCTGGATCCTCAGAGTTCGGCAACCTTCTACTTTCGGGTGAAACCACGCCTGAAGGCGAGCGCCCGCGGTCTGAGCAAGGGTGGCAAGCCCATCGACAAGAGCATCAAGGGCACTGATTACGACAACCTGGATCTTTTGCCAGCCGATTTCACGCACAGGAACCTGGATATCTCGTTTGCTTCCCGAAAAGATTCTCTGGGGCGTCTATCGAGGGTGCTTGATCCGTTGCAGGATGAGTACGACCTGATCGTGCTGGACAGCCCGCCAACTATCAATGTCGTCGCGGAGAACATTATTGCCGCTTCTGACCACCTGCTGGTGCCGCTGATACCGACGACACTATCGGTTCGAACCCATGAACAGCTGATGCAATTTATGGATAGCCGGAAGCGCGATACCGTCGACGTCACCTGCTTCCGTTCCATGGTAGACCGCCGCAAAAAAATGCATCGGGAGCTATCGGAGTCTATCGCCGAAGAGATCGATGGTGTGCTCGAAAGCATCATTCCTTTCGCATCCGTGGTCGAGCGCATGGGGATCCGACGGGAACCAGTGCCTGTCTTCGCAGGTCGCAGCAAGGCCGCCCAGGCATATCGCGATCTCTGGGCCGAGATTGAAGAAAAGCTGTTGGGCCAGGCTTGACCTGGCACGAGGTGGGAGGTACAAGGTGAACCAGGGAGCATCCGAGCACACAGGAAAAAGCATCGCGGTCATCACCAGTGGCGGCGATTCGCAGGGGATGAATGCCGCTGTCAGGGCTGTCGTTCGAACGGGGCTGAACCGCGGCATTGATGTTTTCGCGATCTACGAAGGATACCAGGGCATGGTGGAGGGGGGTGACTACTTCCGAAGGATGACCTGGGAGTCTGTCGGCGGTATTTTGCATCAAAGTGGCACCGTGATCGGCACGGCCCGTTGCGAGCAATTCCGCGGACGCGAGGGACGCCGAAGCGCTGTCAAGAATCTCATTTCCCACAGCATCGACAGGTTGATCGTCATCGGGGGTGATGGCAGCCTGACCGGGGCCAATCTCCTGTGCCAGGAATGGCCCGAACTGTTGTCAGAGCTGGTTGAGCTGGGAGAGATCGAGTCGGCCTTGGCCGATGCACACCCCCGCCTGATATTGGCAGGCATGGTCGGTTCCATCGACAACGACATGTTCGGCACAGACATGACCATCGGGGCGGACTCCGCCCTGCACCGCATCGCCGAAGCAGTGGACGCTATCTCCAGCACCGCGGCCAGCCACCGGCGGGCTTTCGTCATCGAGGTGATGGGTCGCCATTGTGGATATCTGGCCTTGATGTCTGCTATTGCCACCGGCGCCAACTGGGTCTTCATTCCCGAATACCCGCCCGAACAAGCCAACTGGGAAGATGTGATGTGTGACAACATGGAGGCCAGCCGGGAGATGGGGCGCCGGCACAGTATTGTCATTGTCGCCGAGGGCGCCCGCGACCGCCAGGGACGACCAATCACCAGCGAATATGTCAAAGAAGTACTGGAAGACCGGTTGGCCAAGGACACGCGTATCACTGTCCTGGGCCATATCCAACGGGGAGGAAAGACCAACGCCTTCGACCGCGTCATGGGCACGATCCTTGGCTATCACGCGGTGGATGAAGTATTGACCGCCGACCCGGACCGGGAACCCGTGTTGATTGGCATCCAGCAACATCAGGTTATCCGCTCTCCCTTGATGGAGTGTGTCGCTCAAACCCATCAGGTGGCAAAACTGATTGCAGCCGGCGACTATGAAAAAGCCGTTTTTATGCGCGGCGGCAGCTTCGCTGAGGAGATCAGAACCTTCTATACCCTGGCGAGCGCCCAACCCAGTGATCCGGCGCCTGGCCAGAAGGCGTTGCGCCTGGCGGTGATGCACGCGGGTGGTCCCGCGCCCGGCATGAACACTGCTGTGAGAGTTGCTGTCCGCCTGGGAATCGACAAAGGACACAAGGTATTCGGCATCAGGAATGGTTTCGAGGGCTTGATCGAGGGCGATATCCAGGAGATGGATTGGATGACGGTCTCCGGTTGGGTATCCCGAGGAGGCGCCGAGTTGGGCACCAATCGGCGCAGACCGCGAGCCGACGACTTTGAGGCCATCGCCCGGCACCTTGAGCAATATCGGATCGATGGACTGCTCATGATCGGCGGATGGACGGGCTATCAAGCCTGCTGCGATATGCAGGTTTTACGCGACTCCTATCCTGCCTTCGATATTCCAATGATCTGTTTTCCGGCATCCATCGATAACAACCTGCCCGCATCCCAGCTGAGTATCGGGGCCGACACCGCCCTCAACAGCATTGCTTTCGATGTGGACAAAATCAAGCAGTCGGCGGTGGCATCGCGGCGCTGCTTCGTTGTCGAGGTTATGGGTCGCTATTGCGGCTACCTGGCACTGATGAGCGGAATCTCCACTGGCGCCGAAAAGGTCTATTTGCCAGAGGAGGGTGTCACCTTAGCCGATCTTCAGCATGATGTAAACCTGTTGATCGAGGGCTTCGAGCACGGCAAACGGTTGGGCTTGATGATCCGCAATGAGAAGGTCGATCCCCTGTACACCACCGATTTTATGTGTGCCCTCTTTGAAAAAGAGGGTGGCGATCTGTTCGATGTTCGCCAGGCAATTCTGGGACATGTACAGCAGGGAGGCAATCCTTCACCCTTTGATCGCATTCAGGCGACTCGCCTGGCGTCCAGCTGCGTCGAATTCCTCATCGAGCAAGCCAGCCGAAATGATCCCAGGGCTACTGCCATTGGCCTGCAACGAGGCAGGGCGGTGTTAATCGACCTGGCTGACCTACCGCCGCTCATGGACCATCTGCACGAGCGACCCAAGAGAGAATGGTGGCTCAGTTTGCGACCCATCGCCAAGACGATGGCCTATCCGAATTTCGACTATTGAGATCAGCATATCCAGCTTTGACCCGGAGAATGCAAGGGAATAACCCATGTCTGAATTGACCGGCTCCCCTGCCTGGCAGGCGCTTAGCAATCACTACCAGGAAATGGCCGATGTGCCTATGCGAGACCTCTTCGCCGCGGACCCGCAGCGCTTCGATCGTTTCACATCGACCATTGACGACATCCTGTTCGACTTTTCAAAGAACCGAATCACCGCAGAGACCCTGGCGCTTCTGGTCGATCTGGCCAATCAGGAGGCCCTTCCTGCCAGGATCGATGCCATGTTCAACGGAGCGAAGATCAACAACACGGAAAACCGCGCCGTCTTGCATATCGCCCTGCGCAATCGCAGCAACCGGCCGATCCTGGTCGATGGCAACGATGTGATGCCTGAAGTCAACCGGGTTCTCGAAAAGATGCGCCGGTTTTCGCAAAGTGTTCGTTCCGGAGAATGGCAAGGCTTTTCCGGACAAGCCATCACCGATGTTGTCAACATCGGAATCGGTGGTTCTGACCTGGGGCCCAAGATGGTTGTAAACGCGCTGACTCCTTACATCAAGCCCGATCTGCATTTCCATTTTGTATCCAACGTCGACGGCACCGATATCGCGGAGACCCTGAAGCCCCTCGATCCACAGACGACCCTCTTTCTGGTTGCGTCAAAAACCTTCACCACCCAGGAAACCATGACCAATGCCCACACAGCGCGGACATGGCTCCTGGCCACAGCCGGGGATGAGACGGCTGTGGCAAAACACTTCGTGGCGCTCTCGACGAACCGCGAGAAAGTTGTCGAGTTCGGCATCGATCCGGACAACATGTTCGAATTCTGGGATTGGGTTGGTGGGCGCTATTCCCTCTGGTCGGCCATTGGGCTATCGATCGCGCTGGCCATCGGCATGGATCGTTTCGAGGAACTGCTGGACGGGGCATTTGTAGTTGACGAGCATTTCCGGACAGCACCTCTGAAAGAGAACATTCCGGCAACCATGGGCTTGCTGGGACTCTGGTACAATAACTTCTTTGGCGCTCAATCCCAGGCCATCCTTCCTTATGACCAGTATATGGCCTGTTTCCCCATGTACTTCCAGCAGGGTGACATGGAGAGCAATGGCAAAAGCGTGGACAAACAGGGCAAGCATGTGGACTACACAACCGGCCCCATCATCTGGGGACAACCGGGCACCAATGGACAGCATGCCTTTTATCAGCTCATTCACCAGGGCACCAAGCTGATTCCCTGTGATTTCCTGGTGCCGGCCCAGTCGCAAAACCCCATTGGCGAACACCACGATATTCTGCTCTCGAATTTCCTGGCTCAAACCGAGGCGCTGATGAGAGGAAAGACAGCTGACGAGGTGCGCGCGGAACTGGAGAGCCAGGGGGTTGCCGGCGAGGAACTGGAACTTCTCGTGCCGGCCAAAACCTTCGAGGGAAATCGACCCTCCAGTTCGTTCCTCTTCAAAAAACTGACACCCGGGACCCTTGGATCGCTCATAGCCCTGTACGAACACAAGATCTTTACCCAGGGCGCTATCTGGAATATCAACTCCTTCGACCAGATGGGGGTGGAACTGGGCAAACAACTGGCCAGGGCTATCCTGCCGGAACTGGCAGGAGACACCCCGATCGCATCCCATGACTCGTCCACCAATGGGCTTATCAACGCCTTCAAACAACTGAGGAAGAGCAATGACTAACGCCATCTATCTCACAACCACCGAACCATACTCGGGTAAATCGCTGGTCTCATTGGGAATTACCGACCATCTACTGCGAATGACCAACCGGGTGGGCATTTTCCGACCGGTGATCGGCACGGATCCCAAAGAAGGCCGCGACAAAAACATCGAATTGCTGCTGGAATACTTCAACCTGGATCAGGATTACGGGGACACCTACGCCTACACGTGGAACGAGGCAACCGAACTCATCAGCCAGGGCCGCTACGATGAAGTGCTGGACCACGTCATCGAAAAATACAAGGCCCTGGATGAGCAATATGATTTCGTTCTGGTCATCGGATCGGACTTCGAGCGGAGCGGTGCTCACCTGGAGTTCGACTACAACGCCGATATCGCCAAGAACCTCGGTGCCACGGCACTGGTGGTTACCAGAGGTCAGTCGAGCGGCGAAAACGGCAACGCCGAAGGCATCGCCAACACGGTCCAGGTCTCGGTGGACGCGCTGCAAGAGCGCGGTGTCGATGTACTGGGTGCTGTCGTCAACAGAGCCGACATCAACCAGGTTGACCAGATCAGGTTGGCGCTCAAGGAAGAAATGCCCGATGAGGACCTGCTGCTGGCGGTGATTCCCGAAGATGTGACGCTCAGCAGTCCGACTCTGGAAGAGATCGTGGATCATCTGGACGGTAAGGTACTGTACGGGCAGGATAAACTGGACAACCTTGCCCTGCGCAACCTGATCATTGCCATGCAGATCCACAATTACCTTGACCATCTGACCAAGAACGCGCTGCTGATAACACCGGGCGATCGCAGCGATGTGATCCTGAGCGCGATGCAAGCCCACCGCTCGCGTAACTACCCCCGTATCGCCGGCATGGTATTGACCGGCGGACTCACTCCCGCCGCCTCGGTGGACCGTTTGCTGGAAGGTTTGCCGAACATGGTGCCCATCATCTCCGTGGAAACAGACACCTACGATACA
Coding sequences:
- a CDS encoding CHAD domain-containing protein, with the translated sequence MNNVQYFSLPTEYDRDQLFQDLRERFDLLVEKPSLAQWSLYDTFDWRLFHRSLKLVRVADDFFLRDLAGSRDYAAASSSQQFPFAWDFPNGALHEQLTPIIDMRALMALVGGETRSTCFRVLNEDEKTVVRLTICEDAVAAEEGITQADVRVMLQPVRGYDREARTVAQFLDDLGLETRQAEESYAAILRANNLEPGSYSARLAVKLGPDNRSGDATRTIMRALLENLEINLPYIAQDIDTEFLHDFRVSVRRTRTALSQIKAVFPVAETERFKEDFRYFGDLSNLLRDLDVYLLKEDVYRAMLPSSMENDIDPVFDFLHSRRAHVLTEVANGLASQKSQKILRDWDAFLNQEAMDCPDAPNAGRRVADLARESIYRRYRRVVKEGDRILQHENPPDEWLHALRIDCKKLRYLMEFFASLFPAKGHRKLVQQLKRLQDNLGDFNDLSVQQDFLLWIAEEMPVSSVNSRRAVLAIGSLIATLDQRQRKEKKNFAGTFAAFASPPNRSRFKELYGKGAS
- a CDS encoding ParA family protein, whose amino-acid sequence is MTVLALYSNKGGVGKTAAAVNLAYLAAQSGKRTLICDLDPQSSATFYFRVKPRLKASARGLSKGGKPIDKSIKGTDYDNLDLLPADFTHRNLDISFASRKDSLGRLSRVLDPLQDEYDLIVLDSPPTINVVAENIIAASDHLLVPLIPTTLSVRTHEQLMQFMDSRKRDTVDVTCFRSMVDRRKKMHRELSESIAEEIDGVLESIIPFASVVERMGIRREPVPVFAGRSKAAQAYRDLWAEIEEKLLGQA
- a CDS encoding 6-phosphofructokinase, giving the protein MNQGASEHTGKSIAVITSGGDSQGMNAAVRAVVRTGLNRGIDVFAIYEGYQGMVEGGDYFRRMTWESVGGILHQSGTVIGTARCEQFRGREGRRSAVKNLISHSIDRLIVIGGDGSLTGANLLCQEWPELLSELVELGEIESALADAHPRLILAGMVGSIDNDMFGTDMTIGADSALHRIAEAVDAISSTAASHRRAFVIEVMGRHCGYLALMSAIATGANWVFIPEYPPEQANWEDVMCDNMEASREMGRRHSIVIVAEGARDRQGRPITSEYVKEVLEDRLAKDTRITVLGHIQRGGKTNAFDRVMGTILGYHAVDEVLTADPDREPVLIGIQQHQVIRSPLMECVAQTHQVAKLIAAGDYEKAVFMRGGSFAEEIRTFYTLASAQPSDPAPGQKALRLAVMHAGGPAPGMNTAVRVAVRLGIDKGHKVFGIRNGFEGLIEGDIQEMDWMTVSGWVSRGGAELGTNRRRPRADDFEAIARHLEQYRIDGLLMIGGWTGYQACCDMQVLRDSYPAFDIPMICFPASIDNNLPASQLSIGADTALNSIAFDVDKIKQSAVASRRCFVVEVMGRYCGYLALMSGISTGAEKVYLPEEGVTLADLQHDVNLLIEGFEHGKRLGLMIRNEKVDPLYTTDFMCALFEKEGGDLFDVRQAILGHVQQGGNPSPFDRIQATRLASSCVEFLIEQASRNDPRATAIGLQRGRAVLIDLADLPPLMDHLHERPKREWWLSLRPIAKTMAYPNFDY
- the pgi gene encoding glucose-6-phosphate isomerase is translated as MSELTGSPAWQALSNHYQEMADVPMRDLFAADPQRFDRFTSTIDDILFDFSKNRITAETLALLVDLANQEALPARIDAMFNGAKINNTENRAVLHIALRNRSNRPILVDGNDVMPEVNRVLEKMRRFSQSVRSGEWQGFSGQAITDVVNIGIGGSDLGPKMVVNALTPYIKPDLHFHFVSNVDGTDIAETLKPLDPQTTLFLVASKTFTTQETMTNAHTARTWLLATAGDETAVAKHFVALSTNREKVVEFGIDPDNMFEFWDWVGGRYSLWSAIGLSIALAIGMDRFEELLDGAFVVDEHFRTAPLKENIPATMGLLGLWYNNFFGAQSQAILPYDQYMACFPMYFQQGDMESNGKSVDKQGKHVDYTTGPIIWGQPGTNGQHAFYQLIHQGTKLIPCDFLVPAQSQNPIGEHHDILLSNFLAQTEALMRGKTADEVRAELESQGVAGEELELLVPAKTFEGNRPSSSFLFKKLTPGTLGSLIALYEHKIFTQGAIWNINSFDQMGVELGKQLARAILPELAGDTPIASHDSSTNGLINAFKQLRKSND